In the genome of Limnobaculum zhutongyuii, one region contains:
- the apt gene encoding adenine phosphoribosyltransferase, producing MTTTEQQLTLIKDSIMTIPDYPKAGILFRDITTLLENPAAFAATIQMMVDHYKDKGITKIVGTEARGFLFGAPVALALGVGFVPVRKKGKLPRETLQETYELEYGTDVLEIHTSSIQPNDKVLMIDDLLATGGTISATVKLIRRLGGEVSDAAFVIELPELGGRARLAAQNVESYSLVSFDGH from the coding sequence ATGACGACGACAGAACAGCAGCTAACGCTGATCAAAGATAGCATTATGACTATCCCTGACTATCCAAAAGCAGGAATCCTTTTCCGTGACATCACCACGTTACTGGAAAACCCGGCTGCTTTTGCCGCAACCATTCAGATGATGGTTGATCATTATAAAGATAAAGGTATTACTAAAATTGTCGGTACCGAAGCCCGCGGTTTTCTGTTTGGTGCTCCGGTCGCTTTAGCGTTAGGTGTTGGTTTCGTCCCGGTACGTAAAAAGGGCAAACTGCCTCGCGAAACGCTGCAGGAAACCTATGAGTTAGAATACGGCACTGACGTGCTGGAAATTCATACCAGCAGCATTCAGCCAAATGATAAAGTCCTGATGATTGACGATTTGCTGGCAACCGGCGGCACCATTAGCGCTACGGTAAAACTTATCCGTCGTTTAGGTGGCGAAGTGAGCGATGCGGCTTTCGTTATTGAATTACCTGAGCTGGGTGGCCGCGCACGTTTAGCCGCTCAGAACGTTGAAAGTTATAGCCTTGTCTCGTTTGACGGTCATTAA
- a CDS encoding DUF454 family protein: MYRWFLLCLGWLAMGLACLGVILPVLPTTPFLLLAAWCFARSSPRFHDWLLYRSWFGPYLRHWQTYRGLPPGAKSKAILMIVITFAVSLWLVSLLWVRVLLLAILLVLLIFMLRLPVIDPLQQKSD, translated from the coding sequence ATGTATCGATGGTTTCTTCTCTGCCTTGGCTGGCTGGCGATGGGGTTAGCCTGTCTTGGCGTTATTTTACCTGTCTTGCCAACCACCCCGTTTTTACTGTTGGCGGCCTGGTGTTTTGCCCGCTCGTCCCCACGTTTTCATGACTGGTTATTGTATCGTTCATGGTTTGGCCCTTATTTGCGCCACTGGCAAACGTATCGCGGGTTACCACCAGGGGCGAAGAGTAAAGCGATTTTGATGATCGTTATTACTTTTGCTGTGTCATTATGGCTGGTCTCATTACTGTGGGTTCGAGTGCTATTGCTGGCGATTTTACTGGTGTTGCTAATATTTATGCTGAGGTTGCCGGTTATTGATCCATTACAGCAAAAAAGTGATTAA
- the priC gene encoding primosomal replication protein PriC has translation MNTGALLQALQHQVQQLAQAIADAPASGVMPPRFDHQLFNQRDSRLSHYLTEVEKNLQQLKQEVDKNRLEQVAFLAERIVAQITALQRELATLNLRKSNTTAVKTNSDIYQTLAQHQDYERRLQEMLRDKESQLILQTTLTAQQQIQKELAALEGRLMRCRQALKRIEKQIERRESGL, from the coding sequence ATGAACACCGGCGCTTTATTACAGGCTTTACAGCATCAGGTACAGCAACTGGCACAGGCCATTGCTGATGCCCCAGCCTCCGGCGTGATGCCTCCCCGCTTTGACCATCAATTATTTAACCAGCGTGACTCTCGCCTGAGTCACTATTTGACTGAAGTAGAAAAAAATCTGCAGCAGCTAAAACAAGAAGTGGATAAAAACCGTCTCGAGCAGGTGGCTTTTCTGGCTGAGCGAATCGTGGCACAGATCACCGCATTACAGCGTGAATTGGCAACCCTTAACCTACGCAAAAGTAATACCACAGCGGTAAAGACCAACAGCGATATTTACCAAACTCTGGCCCAGCATCAGGACTATGAACGACGCCTGCAAGAGATGCTGAGAGATAAAGAAAGCCAGCTTATTCTACAAACGACCCTAACGGCTCAACAGCAAATTCAAAAAGAGCTGGCGGCCCTGGAAGGCCGTCTGATGCGCTGTCGACAAGCCCTTAAACGAATTGAAAAGCAGATTGAACGCCGCGAATCAGGTTTGTAA
- a CDS encoding vWA domain-containing protein: MNIKYLFSALALLSGSTFATSIAVTPAPYVITKSELSSPIILEGSQEHNYLKVSLTGTKQDTDKRTPINLALVIDRSTSMSGDRIEKAREAAILAINMLKDDDIISIIAYDNDAHVVIPATKANNKQKLIKTINDKITPQGWTALFAGVSKGIKEVNKFHKKDQVNRIILLSDGQANVGPSSTKELADLGIVAAKQSIAVTTIGLGASYNEDLMTALASYSDGNHAFVEKSADLEAAFVREFKDVMSVVAQEVTVTIRLQDGVKPVRLLGREGDIKGNNVTVKMNQLYSNQEKYVLLEVIPPKGKENEKKPLADVVISYDNLQTSKKDNLENRIDIAYSKSEQAVKQAVQEEIVVDSAIQKANLENEKAIKLLDEGKKDEANRIIQQNASTLNALSDSVSSPSAKAKASGGAVENKKLYEDLDSKSEAVSRKSMKESTYKTQKQQSKN, translated from the coding sequence ATGAATATAAAGTATCTGTTTTCTGCCCTGGCCCTTTTATCTGGTTCAACCTTCGCTACATCAATCGCCGTAACCCCGGCACCTTATGTCATAACCAAAAGCGAGCTGTCTTCGCCAATTATTTTGGAAGGATCGCAAGAGCATAACTATCTGAAAGTTTCTCTGACGGGTACTAAACAAGACACCGATAAACGTACTCCCATCAATCTGGCATTAGTCATTGACCGTTCGACCTCGATGTCCGGTGACCGTATCGAAAAGGCGCGTGAAGCCGCGATACTGGCAATCAATATGCTGAAAGACGATGATATCATCTCGATTATTGCTTACGACAATGATGCCCATGTGGTTATCCCTGCGACCAAAGCCAATAACAAACAAAAGCTGATTAAAACCATCAATGACAAAATCACTCCGCAAGGTTGGACAGCACTGTTTGCCGGCGTCAGCAAAGGCATTAAAGAAGTTAATAAATTCCATAAAAAAGATCAGGTAAACCGCATTATTCTGCTGTCTGACGGTCAGGCTAACGTAGGGCCAAGCAGCACCAAAGAGCTGGCTGACTTAGGTATTGTGGCTGCAAAACAAAGCATCGCCGTTACCACCATTGGTTTAGGGGCCAGTTACAACGAAGACCTGATGACCGCGCTGGCCAGCTATAGCGATGGCAATCATGCTTTCGTTGAGAAATCAGCCGATCTGGAAGCAGCATTTGTGCGTGAATTTAAAGATGTCATGTCGGTTGTTGCTCAGGAAGTGACTGTCACCATCCGTCTGCAAGACGGCGTTAAACCAGTGCGTCTGTTGGGCCGTGAAGGCGATATTAAAGGCAATAACGTTACGGTAAAAATGAACCAGCTGTACTCTAATCAGGAAAAGTATGTCCTGTTAGAAGTTATTCCGCCTAAAGGCAAAGAGAATGAGAAAAAGCCATTAGCCGATGTAGTTATCAGCTACGACAACTTACAAACCAGCAAAAAAGATAATCTGGAAAACCGTATCGATATTGCTTACAGCAAATCAGAACAGGCAGTGAAACAGGCAGTACAGGAAGAGATCGTCGTTGATTCAGCAATTCAAAAAGCCAACCTTGAAAATGAGAAAGCGATTAAATTACTGGATGAAGGCAAAAAAGATGAAGCCAACCGAATTATTCAACAAAACGCCTCTACTTTAAATGCATTATCCGATTCTGTCAGCAGCCCGTCAGCCAAAGCTAAAGCTAGCGGCGGCGCGGTTGAGAATAAAAAGTTATACGAAGATTTAGATAGCAAGTCTGAAGCGGTTTCCCGTAAAAGCATGAAAGAAAGCACCTATAAGACACAAAAGCAGCAATCTAAAAACTAA
- a CDS encoding sensor histidine kinase, whose product MKSKKFLYLFMVVTVLIIGLIGYFGYRTLSQESTLNEYQTQQLAKTRVAQTQDFILQQLGQKQIRFSAILAYLKLDPLSLNTLIAQDSDIEALFVLEQNKLVFPDAYNPLNQKESRFIELITPIIQDPAILIAKQHQSDDKQPDFGWYVMQEQQQLVLIYWHKLNNQIIGFKLSYVKLLSDIISSIDFNYEPDSLVISDNGQVLYQSLTRAYDKTKQPTYNQALPFPLHAWKIDYYASNNSNYSLYYFTLGLLAIAILAVGIIALSLYREFNRATRLASQQVSFVSQVSHELKTPLTNITLYAEMLKEMEQEEDSQNTHYLEVIISESRRLSRLIQNVLTFTKSPKINLQPVDINQLLVQIHTIFTPVFEAKGIHLALTVEGHLNTHSDIDRITQIISNLLSNAEKYAAEGKKVQLSACQDDKNIYIRVRDYGKGLSDKELKHIFQPFYRVKSEITEGVTGTGIGLTIALQLAQSLSGTLMAENCDSGLEFTLCIPRS is encoded by the coding sequence ATGAAATCTAAAAAGTTTCTTTATCTGTTTATGGTCGTCACTGTCCTGATTATCGGACTGATTGGCTATTTTGGATACCGTACCCTGTCACAAGAAAGCACCCTAAATGAATACCAAACTCAGCAACTGGCCAAAACCCGCGTGGCGCAAACTCAGGATTTCATTTTGCAGCAGTTGGGACAAAAACAAATTCGCTTCAGCGCCATTCTGGCCTACCTGAAACTGGATCCCCTGTCGCTGAATACGCTGATTGCTCAGGACAGTGATATCGAAGCCCTGTTTGTACTGGAACAGAACAAGCTGGTATTTCCCGATGCTTATAATCCACTGAATCAAAAAGAATCCCGTTTTATCGAGCTAATCACACCCATTATTCAGGATCCGGCCATTCTTATCGCTAAACAGCATCAGTCTGACGATAAACAACCTGATTTTGGCTGGTATGTGATGCAAGAGCAGCAACAGCTGGTACTGATTTACTGGCATAAACTCAACAATCAAATCATTGGCTTTAAGCTGTCCTATGTGAAATTGCTGTCAGATATCATTTCCAGCATCGATTTTAACTATGAGCCGGACAGTCTGGTGATCTCAGATAATGGTCAAGTACTGTATCAGTCACTGACCCGCGCCTATGATAAAACCAAACAGCCAACCTATAATCAGGCTCTGCCCTTCCCGCTGCATGCCTGGAAAATTGATTACTACGCCAGTAACAACAGCAACTACTCACTCTATTATTTCACCCTTGGTCTGTTGGCTATCGCTATCCTGGCCGTGGGAATTATTGCACTATCGTTGTATCGTGAATTTAACCGGGCTACCCGTCTGGCCAGCCAACAAGTCAGTTTTGTCAGTCAGGTATCCCACGAGCTTAAGACCCCACTCACCAATATCACGCTATATGCAGAAATGCTGAAAGAGATGGAGCAGGAAGAGGATAGCCAGAATACTCACTATCTGGAGGTGATCATCAGTGAAAGCCGCCGCCTGTCTCGCCTGATTCAAAATGTGCTGACGTTTACCAAATCACCTAAAATCAATCTGCAGCCGGTGGATATCAACCAGTTACTGGTGCAGATTCACACTATTTTTACGCCGGTCTTTGAAGCGAAAGGCATTCATTTGGCACTGACAGTTGAGGGCCATCTGAATACCCACAGCGATATCGATCGAATAACTCAAATCATCAGCAACTTGCTTAGCAATGCGGAAAAGTACGCTGCCGAAGGCAAGAAAGTCCAACTCAGTGCCTGTCAGGATGATAAGAACATTTATATCCGCGTGCGGGATTATGGCAAAGGTCTGTCAGACAAAGAGCTAAAACATATCTTCCAGCCATTCTATCGAGTGAAATCAGAGATTACCGAAGGGGTTACCGGAACCGGTATTGGCCTGACGATAGCGCTTCAGTTAGCTCAGAGTCTGTCCGGCACCCTGATGGCAGAAAACTGCGATAGCGGGCTGGAATTTACCTTATGTATCCCGCGCAGCTGA
- a CDS encoding response regulator transcription factor, with amino-acid sequence MKILIAEDDVHIRNGLSDMLSREGYTMITAENGKVALVKYQQEQPDFIILDIMMPELDGYSVCKEIRKHDEHTPIVFLSAKGEEIDKVLGLELGADDYINKPFGIHEVRARIKTIARRCLKAKQNSPDQTFQFGDLLVSPAELCAKREQQIIELSLREIKILMCLWQHKNQVVTRDMLFDCAWGYDHLPNSRTLDQHVSKLRKLIELDPVTPILIRTIHGAGYRYQE; translated from the coding sequence ATGAAAATTTTAATTGCTGAAGACGATGTTCATATTCGCAATGGATTGAGCGATATGCTCTCCCGCGAAGGTTACACCATGATTACTGCTGAAAACGGTAAAGTCGCCTTAGTGAAATATCAGCAAGAACAACCTGACTTCATTATTCTGGATATTATGATGCCAGAATTAGATGGCTACTCGGTGTGCAAAGAAATCAGAAAGCATGATGAACATACGCCTATTGTTTTTCTTTCCGCCAAAGGAGAGGAGATCGACAAAGTGTTGGGCCTTGAGTTGGGTGCCGATGACTATATCAATAAGCCTTTTGGTATTCATGAAGTACGCGCCAGAATTAAAACCATCGCCCGCCGCTGTTTGAAAGCCAAACAAAATTCGCCGGACCAAACGTTTCAATTTGGCGATCTGCTGGTATCTCCGGCGGAACTCTGTGCCAAACGCGAACAGCAGATTATTGAATTATCCTTGCGCGAAATTAAAATTCTGATGTGCCTGTGGCAGCATAAAAATCAGGTTGTTACTCGCGATATGCTGTTTGATTGTGCCTGGGGATATGATCATCTGCCTAACAGCCGCACGCTGGACCAGCACGTTTCCAAACTGCGTAAACTTATTGAGCTGGATCCGGTTACGCCAATCCTGATTAGAACCATACACGGTGCCGGTTATCGTTATCAGGAATAA
- the rsmS gene encoding pleiotropic regulatory protein RsmS, which produces MSLEQAPEEVKLAVDLIYLLESNQIDAKTVLAALKIVEQDFLRKAEQQQQHD; this is translated from the coding sequence ATGTCGCTGGAACAAGCTCCTGAAGAGGTCAAACTGGCTGTCGATTTAATTTATCTATTGGAAAGCAACCAAATTGATGCCAAAACCGTACTGGCAGCACTGAAAATTGTCGAACAGGATTTTTTACGTAAGGCAGAACAACAGCAGCAACATGATTAA
- a CDS encoding DsrE/DsrF/TusD sulfur relay family protein: MQRILVVANGAPYGSELLFNALRLSIAIREQSPDCELKLFLMSDAVSAGIRGQKPHEGYNLQQMLEILTAQNVEVKLCKTCTDGRGISQLPLIEGVEIGTLVELAQWTLAADKVLTF; encoded by the coding sequence ATGCAACGTATACTGGTTGTCGCTAACGGCGCGCCTTATGGCAGTGAACTACTATTTAATGCTTTACGCCTGTCCATCGCGATTCGTGAGCAGTCACCGGATTGTGAATTAAAACTATTCCTGATGTCGGATGCGGTAAGTGCCGGAATTCGCGGTCAGAAACCTCATGAAGGATATAATCTTCAGCAAATGCTGGAGATCCTGACGGCCCAAAACGTTGAAGTGAAGTTATGTAAAACCTGCACCGATGGTCGTGGTATCAGTCAATTACCACTGATTGAGGGAGTAGAGATTGGTACGTTAGTCGAGCTGGCTCAGTGGACACTGGCGGCAGACAAAGTGCTGACATTCTGA
- the acrR gene encoding multidrug efflux transporter transcriptional repressor AcrR, giving the protein MGRKTKQQSLETRQHILDAAMQEFSRRGVSSTSLNDIALAAGVTRGAIYWHFKNKVDIFNAMWTQIESSIDDVVLRYRNEFPLEPLLALRHTLIFVLQATVTDPRRRTLLGILFHKCEFVGELLSLQQIHQSLYLENYERIEKDLRLCVQYKQLDEQLDIGLAAITLRAYICGLIENWLFMPESYSLEQEAPRLVDAFIDLMKHSPSLKKACF; this is encoded by the coding sequence ATGGGCCGCAAAACTAAGCAACAATCCCTGGAAACCCGTCAGCATATTCTTGATGCCGCCATGCAGGAATTTTCCCGGCGGGGAGTATCCAGTACATCGCTGAATGATATAGCCCTGGCGGCAGGAGTGACGCGAGGCGCTATTTACTGGCATTTCAAAAATAAGGTCGATATTTTCAATGCAATGTGGACTCAAATAGAGTCTAGCATTGATGACGTAGTGCTGCGATACAGAAATGAATTTCCCTTAGAACCGCTTTTAGCATTACGCCATACGCTTATTTTTGTTCTCCAGGCGACAGTGACGGATCCTCGTCGAAGAACTTTACTGGGTATATTATTTCATAAGTGTGAGTTTGTCGGAGAATTGCTCTCATTACAACAAATTCATCAATCTTTATATCTTGAAAATTATGAAAGAATTGAGAAAGATCTGCGATTGTGCGTTCAATATAAACAATTGGACGAACAACTGGATATCGGCCTTGCGGCTATCACTTTGCGGGCATATATTTGTGGTCTGATAGAGAACTGGCTTTTTATGCCAGAATCTTATTCATTAGAACAGGAAGCCCCGCGGTTAGTTGATGCTTTTATTGATTTAATGAAACATAGTCCTTCATTAAAGAAAGCGTGTTTTTAG
- a CDS encoding efflux RND transporter periplasmic adaptor subunit, translated as MSRNRGVMPLAAVLMLSSGLVLVGCDNKSDAGAQHAAPEVEFVTVKTQPINITTELPGRTSAFRIAEVRPQVSGIILKRQFTEGSMIKESDSLYQIDPATYQATYNSAVADLAKAEANATLTRLTVKRYQPLLKNNFVSRQDYDTAVANARQGEASVQAAKAAVETARINLEYTKVMSPISGLIGKSSVTEGALVNANQANALATVQQLDPIYVDVTQSSNDFLRMKQELADGSLKKESKAAVSLIFDNGSVYKEQGTLEFEDVTVDETTGSITMRAVFPNPNNQLLPGMFVRARVDEGVKPNAMLVPQQGITRNQRGEATTLVIDKEGKVESRIITTGQAIGADWLVTQGLEPGDRVIVTGLQKIRPGASVNAKEYAEKSKDDASNAPAAKS; from the coding sequence ATGAGTAGAAACAGAGGGGTGATGCCTCTGGCAGCGGTGCTAATGCTTTCAAGCGGTTTAGTACTCGTAGGATGCGATAATAAATCCGACGCGGGCGCCCAACACGCAGCTCCAGAAGTTGAATTTGTAACGGTAAAAACACAACCAATCAATATCACTACTGAGCTTCCTGGACGAACATCTGCTTTCCGTATTGCAGAAGTGCGTCCTCAGGTAAGCGGAATTATACTTAAACGCCAGTTTACTGAAGGCAGCATGATCAAAGAGAGCGATTCTCTTTATCAAATCGATCCTGCAACCTATCAGGCGACTTATAACAGTGCCGTTGCCGATCTGGCTAAAGCAGAAGCTAACGCTACCCTGACGCGTTTAACGGTGAAACGTTATCAACCACTACTGAAAAATAACTTTGTTAGTCGTCAGGACTACGATACTGCCGTGGCTAATGCACGTCAGGGCGAAGCTAGCGTACAGGCAGCAAAAGCGGCTGTGGAAACTGCCCGTATCAATCTAGAATACACCAAGGTGATGTCCCCTATCAGCGGTTTGATTGGCAAATCCAGCGTTACCGAAGGTGCACTGGTGAATGCGAATCAGGCAAATGCTCTGGCAACCGTACAACAGCTTGATCCTATCTATGTAGATGTCACTCAATCCAGTAATGATTTCTTGCGTATGAAGCAAGAGCTGGCTGATGGCTCACTGAAAAAGGAAAGCAAAGCAGCGGTAAGTCTGATTTTTGATAACGGTAGCGTCTATAAGGAACAAGGCACTCTGGAGTTTGAAGACGTCACCGTTGATGAAACCACGGGCTCTATTACTATGCGTGCTGTTTTCCCGAATCCAAACAATCAGCTACTGCCAGGCATGTTCGTTCGTGCCCGCGTTGACGAAGGGGTAAAACCTAATGCGATGCTGGTTCCTCAGCAGGGAATCACCCGTAACCAACGTGGTGAAGCCACAACGCTGGTTATCGATAAAGAAGGTAAAGTTGAATCACGCATTATTACTACCGGTCAGGCTATTGGTGCTGATTGGCTGGTAACCCAAGGCCTTGAGCCGGGCGATCGCGTGATTGTAACGGGCCTACAGAAGATCAGACCGGGCGCATCTGTCAATGCTAAAGAGTATGCAGAAAAATCGAAAGATGACGCATCAAACGCACCAGCAGCGAAATCATAA